One stretch of Aquimarina sp. Aq107 DNA includes these proteins:
- a CDS encoding dihydroorotase family protein produces the protein MNFLLKAATIFDPSSPFHNQTVDILIENGIIKDIDSLIEITENVEEIKLDTLHVSQGWFDSSVSFGEPGYEERETITNGLEVAAKSGFTSIGLNPNTLPIIDTSASVGFLKGKSLQNAVDLYPIGSLTTKSEGIDMAELYDMKQAGAIAFGDYKKPIKNPNLLKIALLYAQNFDGMVLSFPQDTSIAGKGMVHEEKQSTLLGLKGIPALAEELQISRDLFLLEYTGGKLHIPTISTAKSVQLIREAKSNKLNVTCSVSVHHLSLTDKELTSFDTNYKVLPPLRTKKDADALIEGVKDGTIDMVTSDHQPIDVENKKVEFDNAMYGTIGLESTFGILNNILDINHTISLLTKGKSIFGIETDSIDKGNKANLSLFTSKGNSIFKEEHIRSTSKNSAFLEKAMKGDTYGIISNGQIVLK, from the coding sequence ATGAATTTCTTATTAAAGGCAGCTACTATTTTTGATCCATCATCGCCCTTTCATAATCAAACAGTAGATATTCTTATCGAAAATGGAATCATTAAAGATATCGATTCGTTAATCGAAATAACAGAAAACGTAGAGGAAATTAAACTAGATACATTACATGTTTCTCAAGGATGGTTTGATAGTAGCGTAAGTTTTGGAGAACCGGGATATGAAGAACGAGAAACAATAACTAATGGACTTGAAGTGGCTGCTAAAAGTGGTTTTACGAGTATTGGATTAAACCCAAACACGCTTCCTATAATCGATACCAGTGCTTCTGTAGGTTTTCTGAAAGGAAAATCTCTACAAAACGCGGTAGACCTCTACCCCATAGGTTCTCTTACGACAAAATCAGAAGGTATTGACATGGCAGAGCTTTATGATATGAAACAAGCTGGAGCTATTGCTTTTGGAGATTATAAAAAACCTATCAAAAACCCAAACCTATTAAAGATTGCATTATTATATGCACAAAATTTTGACGGTATGGTCCTTTCCTTTCCACAAGATACTAGTATTGCCGGAAAAGGTATGGTACACGAAGAAAAACAAAGCACATTACTTGGACTTAAAGGTATTCCTGCTTTGGCAGAAGAATTGCAGATATCCAGAGACCTTTTCCTTTTAGAATATACTGGAGGAAAATTACATATACCGACAATTTCGACTGCAAAATCGGTTCAATTAATTAGAGAAGCAAAATCAAATAAATTAAATGTAACTTGTAGTGTTTCTGTTCATCATCTATCTCTTACTGATAAAGAATTAACAAGTTTTGACACAAATTACAAGGTACTGCCACCGTTAAGAACAAAAAAAGATGCAGATGCTTTAATTGAAGGAGTTAAAGACGGAACTATAGATATGGTTACAAGTGATCATCAACCAATAGATGTAGAAAATAAAAAAGTAGAATTTGATAATGCTATGTATGGAACAATAGGTTTAGAAAGTACTTTCGGAATTCTAAATAATATACTAGATATCAATCATACCATATCACTACTTACCAAAGGAAAATCAATATTCGGAATTGAAACAGATTCCATAGATAAGGGAAATAAAGCTAACTTGTCATTATTTACCTCAAAAGGAAATTCTATATTCAAAGAAGAACACATACGATCTACTTCTAAAAATAGCGCATTTTTAGAAAAAGCTATGAAAGGTGATACTTATGGAATTATTTCTAATGGACAAATAGTATTAAAATAA
- a CDS encoding DUF4870 domain-containing protein, producing MQSDYEKQGKTAAIISYITIIGTIIALFMNQDNKNKFATFHIRQALGINIGFYLLGALVSMFDSWIISSSFYIFIFVLWVFGLITAIREEQKTVPIVGPYFQEWFTFVK from the coding sequence ATGCAATCAGATTACGAAAAACAAGGTAAAACTGCAGCTATCATATCATATATAACTATAATAGGTACTATTATAGCGCTCTTTATGAATCAAGATAACAAAAACAAATTTGCTACTTTTCATATCAGACAAGCTTTAGGAATTAATATAGGTTTTTATCTGTTAGGAGCATTAGTAAGTATGTTCGATTCTTGGATAATTTCCTCTTCCTTTTACATTTTTATCTTCGTACTTTGGGTTTTTGGTTTAATAACCGCCATTAGAGAAGAACAAAAAACTGTTCCGATTGTAGGCCCCTACTTTCAAGAATGGTTTACATTCGTGAAATAA